In a genomic window of Gossypium arboreum isolate Shixiya-1 chromosome 7, ASM2569848v2, whole genome shotgun sequence:
- the LOC108469362 gene encoding heat stress transcription factor A-2-like, with protein MVAWEHDNGGGELSYTTGFLNEPTGKGDQTESSIVKEEPDEEMRLFDDMINGVGDWNNGWPSASLPDALPKPMEGLNDLGPPPFLRKTFEMVEDPKTDPIVSWSSGRNSFVVWDCHRFSENLLPKYFKHKNFSSFVRQLNTYGFRKIDSDRWEFANEGFQGGRKHLLKNIKRRSRYNKQQQQGGVICIDNSTNSRVGLEADVEVLKQDHTSLQMEVSKLRQKQDNSNHRLSIVEERIHLAECKQRRMCSFLAKMIKYPNFIQQLLHKGKELDHGKKFNKRRRLLETQVTTNPIEEPMDPIQDEEFLVSMDDRVVPEMSRNEEVDVNDSKIYVELEQLVNWKPCS; from the exons atggtagCTTGGGAGCATGATAATGGCGGTGGTGAATTGAGCTACACGACTGGGTTTTTGAATGAACCGACCGGAAAAGGGGATCAAACCGAGTCAAGTATCGTCAAGGAAGAGCCGGATGAAGAAATGAGGCTCTTTGATGATATGATTAACGGCGTCGGAGATTGGAACAATGGGTGGCCGTCAGCGAGTTTGCCGGATGCTTTGCCGAAGCCAATGGAAGGGTTAAACGATTTGGGTCCGCCGCCGTTTCTGAGGAAAACGTTTGAAATGGTGGAGGATCCGAAAACCGACCCTATTGTTTCATGGAGCTCCGGTCGTAATAGCTTCGTCGTTTGGGATTGTCACCGGTTCTCTGAAAATCTACTGCCTAAATATTTCAAGCACAAGAATTTCTCCAGTTTTGTTCGTCAACTCAACACTTAC GGTTTTAGGAAGATTGATTCAGACAGATGGGAGTTTGCAAATGAAGGGTTTCAAGGAGGAAGGAagcatttattaaaaaatattaagagAAGAAGTAGATATAATAAGCAGCAACAACAAGGAGGAGTTATAtgcattgataattcaactaatagTAGAGTTGGATTAGAAGCTGATGTTGAGGTTCTAAAGCAAGATCACACTTCATTACAAATGGAAGTATCGAAACTTAGACAAAAACAAGACAACTCGAATCATCGGCTAAGCATCGTTGAGGAGCGGATTCATTTGGCCGAGTGTAAGCAACGACGGATGTGCAGCTTCTTAGCTAAAATGATCAAATACCCCAACTTCATTCAACAGTTGCTTCACAAAGGGAAAGAGCTTGATCATGGAAAGAAGTTTAACAAAAGGAGGAGATTGCTTGAGACCCAAGTCACAACGAACCCTATTGAAGAACCTATGGACCCAATTCAAGATGAAGAGTTTTTGGTTTCCATGGATGATAGGGTTGTACCAGAGATGTCAAGAAATGAAGAGGTAGATGTGAATGATTCAAAGATTTATGTTGAATTAGAGCAGTTGGTGAATTGGAAGCCATGTAGCTAG
- the LOC108485225 gene encoding light-harvesting complex-like protein OHP1, chloroplastic, which translates to MATASLISSPSLLPTKPLTIHRQNQYHYTTTFRNRASFKLLAAKLPAGVEVPKAEPKFKAPFLGFTRTAEIWNSRACMIGIIGVFIVELIINKGILQTIGVDVGKGLDIPL; encoded by the exons ATGGCTACTGCTTCACTCATTTCCTCCCCATCACTTCTTCCAACTAAGCCCTTAACAATTCATCGGCAAAATCAGTATCATTACACGACAACCTTCAGAAATCGAGCATCCTTCAAGCTTCTAGCTGCCAAGCTTCCTGCTGGT GTTGAAGTCCCAAAAGCAGAGCCAAAATTCAAAGCACCATTTCTTGGATTTACGAGGACAGCTGAGATATGGAATTCTAGGGCCTGTATGATTGGCATAATCGGTGTTTTCATTGTAGAACTG ATTATAAACAAAGGAATACTTCAGACGATCGGGGTAGATGTTGGCAAAGGTCTTGATATTCCTCTCTAA
- the LOC108479945 gene encoding nucleosome assembly protein 1;3 yields the protein MSKEAINFNMSDLGDALNEEARAGLVNALKNKLQNLAREHTDMLESLSPNVRKRVEVLREIQGQHDELEAKFFEERTALEAKYQKLYQPLYAKRYDIVNGVAEAEGTTNDAAMDQKEDNTAEEKGVPDFWLTAMKNNDVLSDEITERDEGALKYLKDIKWHRIEEPKGFKLEFYFDPNPYFKNTLLTKTYHMIDEDEPILERAIGTEIEWYPGKCLTQKILKKKPKKGSKNAKPITKTEDCESFFNFFNPPEVPDDDEDIDEDAAEELQNQMEQDYDIGSAIRDKIIPHAVSWFTGEAIQGDELEIGDDDDDVDEDEDEDDEDEDEDEDEDDEDEDEDDDDDDEDDEGSKTKKSSFARKKSGRAQGDGQQGERPPDCKQQ from the exons ATGAGCAAAGAAGCAATTAATTTCAACATGTCCGATCTCGGCGACG CTCTTAACGAGGAAGCTCGAGCTGGTCTCGTTAACGCTCTAAAG AATAAACTTCAGAATCTTGCTAGGGAGCACACTGATATGTTGGAGAGCCTTTCACCAAATGTTAGAAAGCGTGTTGAGGTTCTCAGAGAGATCCAG GGTCAACATGATGAGTTAGAGGCTAAATTTTTTGAGGAGAGGACAGCACTCGAAGCTAAATATCAGAAATTATATCAACCTTTGTATGCCAAG CGATATGATATTGTGAATGGTGTTGCTGAAGCTGAGGGAACTACAAATGATGCAGCCATGGACCAGAAAGAGGATAACACTGCTGAAG AGAAAGGAGTACCTGATTTTTGGCTTACTGCCATGAAAAACAATGATGTGCTTTCTGATGAG ATCACTGAGCGTGATGAAGGAGCTCTCAAATATCTCAAGGATATCAAGTGGCATAGGATAGAGGAACCCAAAGGATTCAAGCTTGAGTTTTACTTTGACCCCAATCCttatttcaagaatactttgttgACAAAGACATATCACATGATTGATGAAGATGAACCTATTCTTGAGAGAGCTATTGG AACGGAGATTGAATGGTATCCAGGAAAGTGCTTGACGCAGAAGATCCTCAAAAAGAAGCCTAAGAAGGGATCGAAGAACGCCAAGCCAATCACTAAAACAGAAGACTGTGAAAGTTTCTTCAACTTCTTCAATCCTCCTGAAGTTCCCGATGATGATGAAGACATTGATGAAGATGCT GCTGAAGAGCTACAAAATCAAATGGAGCAGGATTATGACATAGG GTCAGCAATTCGAGACAAGATTATTCCACATGCAGTGTCATGGTTTACAGGAGAAGCTATTCAAGGAGATGAGTTAGAGATaggagatgatgatgatgatgtggACGAGGATGAGGACGAGGATGATGAGGATGAAGATGAAGATGAGGACGAGGATGATGAGGATGAAGATGAAGATGACGATGACGATGATGAGGATGATGAAGGAAGTAAGACCAAAAAG TCCTCATTTGCACGAAAG